TGAGGGTGTCTTTCGGAAATAGCGACAAATGAAGATCGCTGGAAACCCATCGGTCAGAATTCCCTGGCCACCTTGGAACAGCCGAGGCGTCTGGACAATTACGCCTTCGCCAAGATGGTCTTTCACGCGAACGCAAATGTGATGGTACAACTCGTCGAGCGTCAGCACATCGTCGCTCGACATGTCGATCAGATCTTTGCCGATGAACGCCTCCTGAACCGCTTGCGAGAAGATCGAGTTCCGCTGTAGCGATAGCGATAGCGACTTCTGTCCGTTCTCGTGTGAAGTGATGATGAACAAGCTGTCGTCATCGCGAGCTTTCATCTCGGTTTCGAGAGCCGCGGTGAAGTTGTTCTCGTAAAGGTCGATCCTTCCATCGGTGACAATCGTGCCGGCATCGAGCAGGACCAGCTTCATTGGGCAGTTCGCCGTCTCGATCCAGTCGAGCACGACATTCAAATCGAGGACGCCACTTTGCTGCCAGTTGGCGAGCGAGTTACGAAGGAAGGTTGGCGTGGCGACCACGACATGGGCGACACCGTCCTGATCGTATCGCAGGGTATGGGCCTGAATATAGAAAACACACGCGTCGTGACGCCCTGGCGTCTTACCGTCCGAGGCTTCGCTGGCCAGCAAGTCGATCGATGGGAAGTTCTCTTCCAGAGAGAGAGCTGTCAGATGAAACGAGCGTGGATCGTGGTTCCCTTTTTCGGCGATCGTATCGGCGACCGATGTATGGACCAAAGGCACGGTTGCCCAGAGATCGTATTCAATCGACTTTGCCGCAAAGAAGAAAGTGTGCTGTTGCCGAGGGGGAATGAGAAACCAGATCAGCGTTCCCAGCAGAATCAGGAACAGCATTGCCACGAAAATCAGGCGAACCGTCCGCTTCAACGGACGCCCTCCGTTGCCGGGGCGATGCTTCCAATCCTGCTTCATGCCGGGAGTAAGCTTGGCCATCGTGTCTCTCGTGATCAGGCGTCGATGTTGGGTACCAAAACAACGGTCCGCTCCTCATCCGAAAGAAACGATCCCATCCGAACCCACCCGGTCATTAAATCACACACACTTCGGGATTCAAGACACTCCCCAGGGGCGAAATGGGCACGATGAGTGCTGATTCGGTCCGGAAACGAAAAAAGCGGGTCAGCGTCTTATCGACACCAACCCGCTTTCTGCTGGAGATTTCCTGAGAAGTCGTTCGTACCCTTACGATTGAACGAGCATCGCGGCCTTGCCAAGCCGCTGCAAGACTTCCTCGATGGCTTTTTTCACCACGATGTCGCGGGGCAGATTCGCCGTTTTGTCTCCCTTGGTCTGGATGACCAGCTTTCCTTCGTCGACCAGACGCTTCAGTTCTTCACCCAGTTGGGCATGGTCGCGGGTACCATCGATCAAGGGAACCATATGACGTGCCAGGTCGTCGACCTGAACCGTTTCGTGGCGGCCGTTGGTCAAGCGAGTCGTATTGGCGGCCTGCATCCGGGCGACGCCTGAGGTCTTTGGATATTCCGGAACCTCGACGGTGAATCGCGAAGGATTGTATTGCAGTTCGATGATGCCACTAACCGTCATATGAATGAGGTTCGTCGCCAAAGATCGCTTGAGAGCCTCGATCTTGGTGGCATCGGCAATCACGCCATCCACCATCTTATCGATCGCCGACTGGAACAAGTCGTCGAACGAAATCGCGGCCGGATAGCACTCCTTCAGCGTTTCGACGGTGTGAATCACTAGCGGGTCCTGCGTGCTGACCGTCTGACGAGTCAGTGGATTGACGAATGTACGTGGATCGCCTGGCTTGGTGGTTTTGCTACGGTCGATCTGCTCGTCGAGGTTGCCCGCGACATAGGCCCCGTCCAGCGATTCGAGCTTCAAGGCTCGCGACAGCTTAGCGTTTTTGCGGCAAAGCAGCGTCTGACGGAAGGTGCGATTGCGGACGAAGTCGGAGTACTGTTCGCGCTGGATGATTTCCGGAGCGATCCGTTCCAGGGTCTCGGCGACTTCTTTCGGGAAGTTGCCGGTCCACATGGTCGCCAATTGCGATTCGCCCAGATACTGCAGGTCGTGCTCTTGGGCTCGCTCGACGAAGTCGTGGAAATAGAGCGGCGTGTTCTCTTTCTCGAGGTGTTCGTGAAAGAGGTAATTGTCCGACTGGCGACGCAGCAGTTGCAGTTCGCTGTTGAGCAGCATGCCATAGGCGCCCCGGTCGGCCGAAACGCTCTTGGCGAGAAATTCGAGCAAGGCCCGAGCTTGTTGAATGCGACGAGGTACTTCGCTGACGTTGCGGACATGGAAGCTCATCATGTCGCGGATCATGCCGCGCATGTGCCAGCCGGGGAAAGTGTTGTAACTGATGTAGGCGATGCCATCTTCCGTCAGGCTGTTCTGACAGACTTCCAGAATACGGTTCTGGATCTCTTCGCTGACCCACGAGAACACACCGTGGCAAATGATGTAGTCGAATTCGCCCATCGACTCGTCGATGTCGGCACAATTCATGTGCAGCAGTTGGATGTTCGACAGCCCGAGATAGCTGATGTTTTCTTCCCCTTGCTCGATCTGTTTCTTCGACAGATCAACCCCGACAAATTCGCTCTCGGGCAGGGCTTCGGCCATAGGAATCAAGTTGCCGCCGGCAGCGCAACCAATCTCCAGGACGCGGCACTTGCCAACCGGAGCAGGGCTCAAACCGAACAGGTGCCCCACCGTGGCCATTCGTTCTGGGTGAGACTGGCGGAAGGGATGGCTTGGATACGGAACGACGTCGTAGCTGTACTCTTCATCAGCCAAGGAAGGCATATTATCCGCGGTGCTCATGAGCTCTTTCACGAAGAAGGCAAAGAGGATAGGACGAGTGGATCCCGGGTTCGCTGCCCAGGGAGCAATAAGGTCTTATTCTTCCCACAAACGGGAAATGTGTCGTCTCCAAAGTCGGAAAAGTCGACGGAATCTACCAGTTTTACCAGAGAATCTTGTCGGTTGCAGTCATGGAGACAATTGGGAAAACCTGCACGATGTTGCCGAATCTGTCGATTATGCCGCAACTATCTGGGGCAATCACCGACACTTACGATAGGGCGTGTTTTAAACTTCAACCCGGTTTGGTGTTACGTCGTATTTGTTTGACGGGTCAGAGTGATACTGATCTAATCGAATTCCTGCAATCGTTCCCCCTAAAATTAGGTGCAGATTCAACATCATGTTGGTTGTCCTCGAGGTGGTCGTTGGTGCTCAAGTTGGGCGCCAAGTTAAAGTGCCGCAAGATCAGACATGCAAAATCGGACGCACAAATTACGCCGACGAAGCATTCGCGGACGATGTCATGATGTCTGGCCAACACTTCGAGGTACGCAACGACGGTAAGTATTGCTGGCTACGCGATCTCGATAGCCGCAACGGAACGCGTGTCGATCACGAGCTCGTCAAAGAAAGCCTCGTCTTGCACGACGGCCAGAAGATCTATGCAGGCCGCACCGAGTTTCTCGTCCGTATCTCTGGCGGCGCCAAGAGCCCCTACGAATCGACCAATCTCGGGCTGATCGAACCCGTTCAGAATCAATCGCTGTTGTCTTCGGAGTATGGCAGTCAGGCCATCGAAGGGAGCGATCCTCGTTTCTCCAGCAGTGGTTCGCCGGGGGTTAATCCTGCGGCATCGTCGGGTCTGCCGAAAGATGACGCGGCTGGTTTGCCGATCGCTGGTTCCTCACTGGGAGACTCGGGCACCGATCCGGCTACGCCACCGAACTTTCCCACCGTGCGAAGCGACGTCCATTCGAATGATTTGAGTAACCCGACGGCCAAGAGCCCTCCCTGGTCGCAATCGCCTCCGCCGCCGATCGTGCCGGGGCAACCTGTGCCAGGTCAGGTGACGCCTGGCTTGCTTCCGCCAGGGACGCCCCCTACGGGACCATTCGTGCCGCCCGAGAACCGCAAGCGAGGTGGCGACGACGCTCCGATCTTTAAGTTTGCCAAGGGGGGCCTGGGCTCGCCTATGGGACCTCCTGGCGGAAATCCATCGCCAGGCAACTTTCCTCCTTTCAGCCCAACGCCACCATCGCCCGTTTCGCCTGGCATGCCACCGGCTGGTAACTTTCCACCGCCTCCTCGGCCCGTTCCACCCGGCACGCCGATTGGTCCGCCAGGGACGCCACCGACAGGGCTTCCGAATATCGAAGAACGGGACGACATCCCGAACTTCATGAACCTTCCGCCGCAAGATCCTCCGTTCAAGCAGCCCCCCGGCGAAGGTAAGTTCGGGCCTATCGAAGAACCAAAGTCGCCTCCATGGGAGGCCCAACTCGGTCTGCAGGCTGGTGCCAATCCCAACCTCGATTTCGGCGACGACGAATTCGGTCCGCATCTGGGCCCTTCGCTCGACTTTGATGACGAGGCGGACGACGACCCGGTTCTGGGCAAACTGCGGGAAAGTGGCACCGAAAGTCCCAGCTTTGCACCGCCGGCGAGACCTGGCAACTTCAATCCGAACCTGGTCGGCTTCTCGAACGACGATCCGGTCGCTCGAGAAGTGCCTGGCCTCAATCCGGATGTCTCGATTCCGTCGAACATCGAACCGCCGCCACGCTTTCACGAGCCCCAAGCCGCAGGCGTTGGTAACTGGCGAAATCCTGATTACGCTTCGGCCGATCTGTCTGAGGCCGACATGCCGGGTGAAGCGACCGATGCGTCGGCCCCTGCGGCGGCAGAATCGGTTCGCGGACTTTGTTTTCGCGAAGAGACCACGGTCTCTGGCTATCCGTTCTATCAAAGCATTCTCGAAGGAACGCCGGCGGTTTCTTTCTCGCCGTTCGCCATGATCCGCGAGCTATCGCGCATCGCACGGCCAGTGCTGTCGATTCATTTCCTGCGTGCTGAAAAGCCAATTCCCGAAGGGCTCGGGGGCGTGCCGCTACGTGGGGACCTCGACGAGAAGTTCGCGGCACTGGGCGGGCCGATGCTCTTCTGCCCGGAAGATCTCGAGCCGTTTCGTGAGATCATCGACGAGATGTGGGGACTTGATGCGATCAGTGTCTTGTTCACTTCTGGCGATCCCCAGAAGATCGTCGACCACTTCCGCGCTGGCCTGTTCGGGCCTTCCCGTGGTGACCAGCCGAGTGCATCGCCGGGGCCGCAATTCTTCGCGGTCTTCTCGCCCAATTTGCTGACGACTTTTTTGACCCAACGCGATCAGGAAACGGTCGATCAATTGCTTGGTCAGCCTGTCGAAGCGATTTTGACCGAAGTGGCGGACATGCCTGACAGTTGGCAACTGTTCACCCGCAAGTCATGGGCCGAGCCACTTCAGAAGCTGGGATTGAATCGCGTCGTCGAACAGACCGGTTAAGTGATCTCGCAAATCAATTCTTCGGATCGCATCGACAGGGGACTGGCATGGCAGAAATCAAGGTTGGCAGTGCGCTCGCCCCGGCAAAGATGAAAGTCGATGAGCAAGTCCCGCTGCATATTCTGCTGGTGGGCAATTTCCATGGTAGCGGCCAGCCGGAACGAACGACGCCGATCGAAGTCGATCGAGACAACATCTACGAACTGCCGGCGGAACTTCAGGTGCGCCTCGAAGGTATTCTGGCATCGTCCGCTGGGGCCACGCAATCGATCGATTTCGAGGAATTCGAAGACTTTTAGCCCGACGTGTTGTTCGAAAAGCTCGAACTGTTCGAGCAGCTTCGGACCCTTCGTCGACGTTTGAAAAATCCCAAGCACTTCGATTCCGCAGCGGCGGAAGTCTTGGCTTGGGGAGACAACGCGACGGACGCTTCCAGCGAGGTCCCTGTCTCGCCGGCCGCCCCAGGGTCGGAAGATCTGTTTGCCGATGTGCTGGCTCAATCGGTCGACGTCGATCGCTCGCCACTGGAAAGCGGAAACTGGCAGGCCTTCATTCAGAAAGTGCTCGCCGAAAGCAAGGTCGAACGGGTCGATTCTCGCCAGGACGGTCTAGTTGCCTTGGTCGATGAAGCGATCGCTGAAACAATGCGGGGCGTGCTTCGCAGTCGCAGTTTTCGTCAACTGGAAAGTACTTGGCTTGGTCTCAAATGGCTTTCGTTCCACGTCGAGACCCATGCCAAGCTGAAGATCTTTGTGCTCGACACCTCCGCCGAAAGCTTCCAGGCGCAACTCGACGACGCCAATTGGAGTGAGACGGCGCTAGCTCGGCAAATCACTCGACCGCGGCAAACGCCTGGGGCAACCCCTTGGGGCGTGATCGGCTGTTTGTTTCCGTGGAGTGCGAACCAGAAAGACCTGATTCGACTGTCTCGTTTCGGAGATCTCTGCCAGGAAGCGGGCGCGGCGCTGGCCGTGGAGTTTCAAGGAAACCAAGAGGAATGGCTCTCGATCGAAGAAGTCAAACAGGTAACCTGGGATCGCAATCGTTTAACACGGCCGATGCAAAGCATCGCAGGACTATGGCCACGCGTGCAGTGGCGGCTTCCGTATGGAAAGAAAACGAAGCCGGTCGAATCGTTCGCCTTGGAAGAAGTCCCTCCGACCGGCAAGGCCGAGTTGGCCTGGGGGAGCCCCGTTTGGCTGGCGTTGGCGGCGATCGCGCAAGGTTTTAACGAATGCGGCTGGAAACTCGACACTTCCGCCGTCAGTCAGTTC
This genomic window from Bremerella sp. JC817 contains:
- a CDS encoding class I SAM-dependent methyltransferase encodes the protein MSTADNMPSLADEEYSYDVVPYPSHPFRQSHPERMATVGHLFGLSPAPVGKCRVLEIGCAAGGNLIPMAEALPESEFVGVDLSKKQIEQGEENISYLGLSNIQLLHMNCADIDESMGEFDYIICHGVFSWVSEEIQNRILEVCQNSLTEDGIAYISYNTFPGWHMRGMIRDMMSFHVRNVSEVPRRIQQARALLEFLAKSVSADRGAYGMLLNSELQLLRRQSDNYLFHEHLEKENTPLYFHDFVERAQEHDLQYLGESQLATMWTGNFPKEVAETLERIAPEIIQREQYSDFVRNRTFRQTLLCRKNAKLSRALKLESLDGAYVAGNLDEQIDRSKTTKPGDPRTFVNPLTRQTVSTQDPLVIHTVETLKECYPAAISFDDLFQSAIDKMVDGVIADATKIEALKRSLATNLIHMTVSGIIELQYNPSRFTVEVPEYPKTSGVARMQAANTTRLTNGRHETVQVDDLARHMVPLIDGTRDHAQLGEELKRLVDEGKLVIQTKGDKTANLPRDIVVKKAIEEVLQRLGKAAMLVQS
- a CDS encoding FHA domain-containing protein, yielding MLVVLEVVVGAQVGRQVKVPQDQTCKIGRTNYADEAFADDVMMSGQHFEVRNDGKYCWLRDLDSRNGTRVDHELVKESLVLHDGQKIYAGRTEFLVRISGGAKSPYESTNLGLIEPVQNQSLLSSEYGSQAIEGSDPRFSSSGSPGVNPAASSGLPKDDAAGLPIAGSSLGDSGTDPATPPNFPTVRSDVHSNDLSNPTAKSPPWSQSPPPPIVPGQPVPGQVTPGLLPPGTPPTGPFVPPENRKRGGDDAPIFKFAKGGLGSPMGPPGGNPSPGNFPPFSPTPPSPVSPGMPPAGNFPPPPRPVPPGTPIGPPGTPPTGLPNIEERDDIPNFMNLPPQDPPFKQPPGEGKFGPIEEPKSPPWEAQLGLQAGANPNLDFGDDEFGPHLGPSLDFDDEADDDPVLGKLRESGTESPSFAPPARPGNFNPNLVGFSNDDPVAREVPGLNPDVSIPSNIEPPPRFHEPQAAGVGNWRNPDYASADLSEADMPGEATDASAPAAAESVRGLCFREETTVSGYPFYQSILEGTPAVSFSPFAMIRELSRIARPVLSIHFLRAEKPIPEGLGGVPLRGDLDEKFAALGGPMLFCPEDLEPFREIIDEMWGLDAISVLFTSGDPQKIVDHFRAGLFGPSRGDQPSASPGPQFFAVFSPNLLTTFLTQRDQETVDQLLGQPVEAILTEVADMPDSWQLFTRKSWAEPLQKLGLNRVVEQTG
- a CDS encoding type VI secretion system contractile sheath large subunit gives rise to the protein MLFEKLELFEQLRTLRRRLKNPKHFDSAAAEVLAWGDNATDASSEVPVSPAAPGSEDLFADVLAQSVDVDRSPLESGNWQAFIQKVLAESKVERVDSRQDGLVALVDEAIAETMRGVLRSRSFRQLESTWLGLKWLSFHVETHAKLKIFVLDTSAESFQAQLDDANWSETALARQITRPRQTPGATPWGVIGCLFPWSANQKDLIRLSRFGDLCQEAGAALAVEFQGNQEEWLSIEEVKQVTWDRNRLTRPMQSIAGLWPRVQWRLPYGKKTKPVESFALEEVPPTGKAELAWGSPVWLALAAIAQGFNECGWKLDTSAVSQFTDLPLYFDPNADGDAHPCGEYLLTDSQIEHLMQIGLSPIVSFKNQDRVQLRGIQSLAGGAWLGPWSHR